A region of the Perognathus longimembris pacificus isolate PPM17 chromosome 7, ASM2315922v1, whole genome shotgun sequence genome:
tttttttttaattagccgAAGTAAGATAATGAGCATTTATCAACCAGATTGAACCAATATTAACGTGACTGTGATGCTTTCccgataaaaataaaatacagcataCATTagagaaaaactaaagcaaatgaCACATTCTATCCCACGGCGTATTTTGCAAAGCTGCAAAATCAGGCACTTCTGTGAAGAGAAGTTTAAATGCTTAGCTCATCCTCACTCCCACAGAAGAGCAGGGTTCGAGGTATAGCTTGGAGGTGAAGTGTTCACCTACCACCTgcttggctctgggtttgatccctggcctgcataaaataaaataaagttaagaaaacaaacagaattaaataaaattcattcttaaaaaaataaaaagagggctgggaatgtggcttagcggtagagtgcttgcctagcacgcacttgcctagcatcctgggttcaattccttggtaccacatacacagaaaaagccagaagtggcgctgtggctcaagtgataaagcaccagccatgagcaaaagaagccagggacagtgctcagcccccgagttcaagccccaggactggcaaaacgaaataaaaaaaagaggagtAGGATATTCAAGAGGTTTAGCTGGGAAGGCATGgcggtgcctgtaatcccagacctcaggaggcagaagcagagagtggcgagttccaggccagcttggacaaCCCTGTGAGGTGGGTGCGGCCTTCTGCTCAGCCTAGGTGCCTGAGCTGCTGGCTCTAAGTCCTCAGAGCTGCAGAGCAGGGGAGCTGGTTCCGAGGCTCAGTGCAGTCTCAGGGTGCTCCACTCCGTGCACTGGGACAGTGCACTGTGGGGGAGGGTGGCCCTCTCTCCCTGCTGCCCAGATCCATCTCTGGGCTCTGAGCAGGCAACTGCTGGGAGGTGGGCGGGGTTCCTCCATCAGGAGTGAACTGGACCCTCAACTGTGGATcccccaggcctcaggcaccTGGGAGATCCCAGGTTCAGCTCCTGCTGGTGACCTTGGTGGGCACCCCTGCCCTCTCTGAGCCCCAGCTTTGTTTGTGCAGCTGTCCCAAAGCCATGCCAGAGGAATAGGTAGGAGTAGTGTAACCTAGCAGGCCCTGGTATGTTTTCCTCTCTTTGTACAAGccctctgattttctttttattgatgtACATTTGTTCTCtcattttatgtttattcttcttgtttatttattgtgttgatgtcagttgtggggtttgaactcagtgcctgggcactgtccctgagctttttctgctcaagcctagcgctctaccactttgagccacagcgccacttaccattttctggtggttaaatggaggtaagattctcacacactttcctgcccaggctggcttcgagccacgatcctcagctctcagcctcctgagtagctaggattacaggcgtgagccaccagcgccctgcttgcttatttattttctgtagtctccaccccctcccccgcatttttttgtgccagtcttggggcttgaactcagtgcctcgcggtttttttttttttgtgtttttcgcGAGACTGACAACTCCACCATTTAAGCCAAGCCCCACTTCCGGCGTttggctggtgaattggagatgagagtctctcacggacttttctgcccaggctgtcttcgaacctccatcctcagatctcaagtagctaggattacaggcgtgagctatggggagggagggggcggcacGGCTAAAGCCAGGGATTCTAAACTCCTCTGACGGACAGGGCGGCTGAGGCCCTGAGGGAGGCGGAGGACCGGTCGGGTATCTCTCAGCCAGCTTCGCAGGCCGCCCGTGGCCAGACCCCACCGGAGGGCCGCCCTGGGGCCCGGCGGGTCGCAGCCCCTTCTGAGTTCCGCCTGCGCCATAACCACGTgtagggcgggcgggcgggggtgtGCGGAGGTGTGCGGAGCGCGTGTGACACCGCCGCGCCCGGCGCAGTTGGGGCGCTCTGCTCGCCGCCCCACAGGCCTGGGGGTGCCGGGACCCCGCTCTCCCGCGAGGCCGGGCTCGGCTCTCCCCGCccacggcggggcggggcggggcgcacgCTCCGCGCTCGGGGACCGCGCGCTGCTGAGACCCCGGCGGCTCCTCGGCGCGCGCCCCGGGCCCTCGCCGCGCCTCCGGGGCTGGggaccccgccgccccgccgccccgccgcggccGCCTCTCCTCTCCAGCCCCGCGGCGCCTGCCGCAGTCGCCCGCAGGTAGGATCGCGCGGGTGGGAGGCCGGCGGGCGGCTCCgcgcggcggggagggcggagcGCGGCGCCCGGCTGCTCCGCCCGCGGGGCCTCCCCGCGCCGCAGGGGCCGGGCGCTCCGGAGGGGGCGCGGGGTCGCGGGTCCCCGGCGCCTCGGCACCGCCGGGGCTTGGCACCTGCTTCGGGGCTACCGAGCTGCCACCACCCCCTCGCCCAACGTGACGGCTTCCGACCGAGCGCGCCCCCACTCGCCCACCCTCCGCTGGGAGCCTGCTTCGGCCGGGGGCGCCGGAGCACCGCCCGCCTTCACCTCCCCCGGGCTGCGCCCCTAGAAGGCCGGGCGTCCCCCGTCCTGTCGTGGGCGACCCGCCCCGGGGGCCGGGCGCACATCGCACCCCGTCCTAACTTTCTGCCACCTGCTGTCCAGGTGCCCTCCCCCCAAACTTCCCATCTGGGCGCCCCATGGGTCCCTGTTCCACCCCCGGGGGCGCCCATGTAACCCCTGCCCGCCCTCCTCCAGCCGCCGCCGCGTCCCACGACCCCCGTCTCAGCACCCACTCCCCTCCAGGACCGCGCTCAGCCTCGACGCCCACCCTGTCCTCCTGCCCGTCCCGTCCCGTCTGGGTGCGCCCCGTCACGTCTGGGTTCCCCCCGTCCCTCCCAGGCCCCATGGTCCCCGAGCCGGGCCCTGCCAACAACAGCACCCCGACCTGGGGGTCGGGGCCGCCGGCGGCCCCGGGGGGCAGCGGCTGGGTGGCGGCCGCGCTGTGCGTGGTCATCGCGCTGACCGCGGCGGCCAACCTGCTGCTCATCGCGCTCATCTGCACGCAGCCCGCGCTGCGCCACACGTCCAACTTCTTCCTGGTGTCGCTCTTCACGTCCGACCTGATGGTGGGGCTGGTGGTGATGCCGCCCGCCATGCTGAACGCGCTGTACGGGCGCTGGGTGCTGGCGCGCGGCCTCTGCCGGCTCTGGGCCGCCTTCGACGTGATGTGCTGCAGCGCCTCCATCCTCAACCTGTGCCTCATCAGCCTGGACCGCTACCTGCTCATCCTCTCCCCGCTGCGCTACAAGCTGCGCATGACGCCCGCGCGCGCCCTGGCCCTCATCCTGGCCGCCTGGAGCCTCGCCGCGCTCGCctccttcctgcccctgctgCTGGGCTGGCACGAGCTGGGCCGTCCGCGCCCGCCCACCCCGGGCCAGTGCCGCCTGCTGGCCAGCCTGCCCTTCGTCCTCGTGGCTTCAGGCCTTACCTTCTTCCTGCCCTCGGGTGCCATCTGCTTCACCTACTGCAGGATCCTGCTGGCCGCCCGCAAGCAGGCCGTGCAGGTGGCCTCGCTCACCaccagcatggctggcccggcctCCGAGACGCTGCAGGTACCCGGGGTGCGCTGGGAGAACCgctctcctggggggggggggggagaagcgaAGGGGGGGATGAGCagccatgggggagggggcacctTGGCGTCCATCCTGGGTTCTCGAGAGCCTCTTGGGAGGGCCGTTCTAGCTGGCACCTTTCTTCAGAATTccagccagtgcctggctgtccctgcaggGTGTGGGGCAGGAGGCTAGTGTGAAGCGGAGACCATAGCAtggcccagccctggcctccccGAGGACCGCACAGGCCCATCATGGCCCCACACCAGGGTCCTGAGAAAGCATTTCTCCCTCATTGGAGTCATGCACTATCTAGGCCCGCTGGTTCTGTCTTCCAAGGGGATTCCCATCTCCACTGCACCTTCCCTAACCCAAGTCCTGATCCGCGGCTCCCTTGCCGACAGCCTTGGCATCCTTTGTGTTTTCTGCATGGGAGCTGGAGATTGCGCGCTTGGAGGCTCGCGCATGCTcaatcacctgagccacaccctccGGCCTTTTGGTTTGTGTCATGATTTCGAGATGGGGTTTAACTTTGCCTAGGTGGCCGCTAACTCTccaccctcctgcctccacctctcaAATACATGGGATTACTGTagtcaacaccacacacacacacacacacacacacacacgtcctttaaaaaaaacacattaaatttTGGTGCCATTgttagggctagaactcagggtctgggctctgtcccttagattttttttttttggttgttgttctgacctggtgctctaccacttgaccaacagctccacttccagctttttggtgaattGGAGCTaatagtcccacagacttttctgcctaggctagctttgacccATAATCCtcactctcagcctcttgagtagataggattgcaagtgtgaggcaccagcaccaggcttgtagagcaaaaaaaaaaaattattatttttttgccagtcctggggcttggactcagggcctgagcactgtccctggcttccttttgctcaaggctagcactctacctctttagccacagcgtcacttctggccttttctgtttatgtggtgctgaagagtcaaacccagggtatcacacatgctaggcaagcactctaccactaagccacattcccagcccggagcAAAAATTTTAAGAAAGGTTATTGGGTTGTTTCCCTGCTGTTAACCTCACTGCACCCAGAATGTGGCCTCAAGGTCCCTCCCCGCTTACACCTGcaacctccccacctccccctcttcCACTGTCTCTCCCCACCAGCCTTGGGGTCCTTCAGGTAGAGACTGAGGAGGCCTGAGCTCTTGGAGGGTGACAGGTGTCCTGGAGTCATGGGATGGTTGGGGACTTGGCTGAGCTACATCTGTTTCCCATTTATTGtacattttccttatttatttatttatttatttttggtcagtcctgggacttgggactcagggcctgagcactgtccttggcttctttttgttcaaggctagcactctaccacttgagccacagcgccacttctgtttttttctgtttacgtggtgctgaggagtcgaacccagggcttcatgcatgctaggcaagcactccaccgctaagccaaattcccagcccatgttttcttaattttttcaattacgttatttctttattttgtttgtcagttgtagggcttgaactcatggcctgagcactgtccttgagctcttttgctcaaggctagcgcctaccactttgagccacagcaccatttctggttaattggagataagagtctcacggattgtcctgcttgggctgcctttgaacggAGATCTCAGACTTCAGTctccttagttgctaggattataggcatgagccaccagtacctggctcaatTACTTTATTTCaggcttgttttcttccttttgctaGGGTgggggcagtattggggtttgaattgagGACTTTGAGgttgcttggctttctcactcagctggaactctatcacttgagccacacctccagcctagctcTTTGCTGTTATTGTGGAGGTAAAGTCTCAtaagacttttctccccaggctggcttcaaatcctaaccctctggatctcagctctaGGACTA
Encoded here:
- the Htr6 gene encoding 5-hydroxytryptamine receptor 6, with protein sequence MVPEPGPANNSTPTWGSGPPAAPGGSGWVAAALCVVIALTAAANLLLIALICTQPALRHTSNFFLVSLFTSDLMVGLVVMPPAMLNALYGRWVLARGLCRLWAAFDVMCCSASILNLCLISLDRYLLILSPLRYKLRMTPARALALILAAWSLAALASFLPLLLGWHELGRPRPPTPGQCRLLASLPFVLVASGLTFFLPSGAICFTYCRILLAARKQAVQVASLTTSMAGPASETLQVPRTPHPGVESADSKRLATRHSRKALKASLTLGILLSMFFVTWLPFFLANIAQAVCDCISPGLFDVLTWLGYCNSTMNPIIYPLFMRDFKRALGRFLPCPHCPQELRASPASPSMRTSHSGARPGLSLQQVMPLPLPPDSNSDPDSGGSSGLQLTAQLLLPGEATQDPPPPTRAAAVVNFFDLDPVEPELRLRPLGTPTN